In Lachnospiraceae bacterium, the DNA window CGCCTGAAGCCGTAGCTGCGTGAAACACCGAAATCGTCAAAATCATTGTAGGGGAAGTTTTTTGCCAGCGGGAAGAAGGCCTTCAGGCCGTATTTTGTGACCCAGACAGTATCGGGCACAGTTTCGGATGATTGCGGCACCTGCGGCACTTCATCTGCCGGTATTTCCGCCTGAAATGTCCCTACCATTCCGTCTAACACCGCCCCATAAGCCTGTTTGTAATAGTCATAATATTTCATATCTTTTGTCAGCTCTTCCATAGTCGAGTCCCCATTGATCAGCTGCTCTGCCACCTTTTCCATGTCACTTTTCTTATATCTGGAAAAATCCCCGCCATAGCGTGTTCCAAGATACGCCAGCAGATCCACCCAGTTTAAATGTATTTCCGCCTGGCAAGTATCCACATCGTACCGGAAAGCCTGATCTAACGCCTCGCTGGTCACATTAAAATCTACCCATTTAATAAATTTGCTGGATGTCTGGAAAATATCAGTCTGCCGGTCTGTTTTCTTCATAAAAAGACAAAGGCATAAAAGCATCAGGACAAAAAGTTCCATACCAATAAAGACAAATGAATGAAATGAATATTTCTTAGAAAAAGACATAATATCCCCCTTTTGGTTAAAATGTACTCTCGGAAGCTTTCTGTACCTGTTTTATATATTTCCGGCCTTTTGGCCCTGGTATCATCATATGTCCTGCTCACGGTCAATATGCCAGTGGCTCCCTTGTTAGAAAATAGGAATTATGTTATAATGAGCGCAGGGAAAAACAAGCGGCTGCGCAGCAGACATTTGTTTTTCACAAGCCATTAACGAAGGTTCCGCCTGCGAAAGCAGGCAGTAGAACGCGAATGCACGGGGAACCTGAGTTTAAGATAAAATAGGGAATGGACCGATCATGCTAAAAGGTCCCTGATCAGGCAGTATAAAATGAATGTACTCTCGGAATCTTTCCTGCACCTGCTTTTGCGGCCGATTTTCTGCCAGTCGCACCCCAATTTTATCAACGTACGCACCGCGTACGCCTCTGAAATTTGGGTACAACTGACAAAAAATCTTCTCGCAAAATCAAGTACAAAAAGATTCCGAGAGTACATAATGATCGCAAGGAGGACAAAAAAATGCAGAATTTTGAATTTTATGCACCAACCCGGATGATTTTTGGAAAAGATACCCACAAGCAGGTGGGAAAACTGGTAAAGGAATATGGCTTTAAGAAGGTTTTCGTTCATTTTGGCGGTGCAAGTGCGAAAAAGAGCGGGCTTCTTGATACTGTATTAGATGCTTTAAAGGCAGAAAATATTGATTATGTGACTTTAGGCGGCGTTCAGGCAAACCCCACACTGGCGATGGCAAAAGAAGGCATTGAGCTGGGAAAAAAGGAAGGCGTTGATTTTATCCTTGCTGTAGGCGGCGGAAGTGTGATCGACTCAGCAAAATGCATTGCAGACGGCATTGCAAACCCGGATGTAGATGTGTGGAAGTTTTATATGAAAGAGGAAACTCCAAAGGCTGCTCTTCCGGTGGGCGTTATCCTTACACTATCTGCAACTGGCAGTGAGATGAGCGCTTCCAGCGTTATCACAAATACAGAGCTGGGATTAAAACGAGGATTTAACAGCCCTGGACACAGACC includes these proteins:
- a CDS encoding M23 family metallopeptidase, producing the protein MSFSKKYSFHSFVFIGMELFVLMLLCLCLFMKKTDRQTDIFQTSSKFIKWVDFNVTSEALDQAFRYDVDTCQAEIHLNWVDLLAYLGTRYGGDFSRYKKSDMEKVAEQLINGDSTMEELTKDMKYYDYYKQAYGAVLDGMVGTFQAEIPADEVPQVPQSSETVPDTVWVTKYGLKAFFPLAKNFPYNDFDDFGVSRSYGFRRRHLGHDMMGQVGTPIIAVESGYVEALGWNQYGGWRIGIRSFDKKRYYYYAHLRKNYPFQSDLKEGSLVQAGDVIGYMGRTGYSSKENTNNIEEPHLHFGLELVFDESQKESDHEIWINCYELIKFLQKNQCETIKVDGTKEWRRVYQTKDIPPA